Within the Gracilinanus agilis isolate LMUSP501 unplaced genomic scaffold, AgileGrace unplaced_scaffold12967, whole genome shotgun sequence genome, the region catgtctctcTGCTCCACTCTGAGGTCAGTTCTCTATGGCTGTGCTCCCTCGAGTCTTGGCAATATTACACTGTAATAAGAGTTCCCTAAGGTCCCTCAGGTTGTAAGTGGCAGAGTCGGAGCAGGATGTGGGCACAGGTCCCCCAAGCCTGTGTTGGGCAGCTCACTCTCTAAGCAAGAGGGAAGGCATTCTCTCCTCCAGGCTGAATAACTCAACTTCTTGCCCCAGTTATGCCATTTCCCAGCATCCTCCTAGAGCTCTAGCGCCTCTCCCTAAGCCTCCCTATCCCTCTCTGATTACGAAGCCCAGAACCAGGCAAGGTCTCTACTGAGGGCCAGCCAGAGGCAGTGGGAAGTTGGCTCCGTGTTTATTGTCTGTGCCCCCCCCCATTTCCATCTGACCCAGAGTCCTTAGCTGCTGATTCATACTGGCAAGAAAGGGAGGGGGATGAACAGAGCTTGTGTCAGGGGCCTGGGGGAGCCTTCTCCCTCGGGTGACTGGCCTGAGGTTGCAAGAGGCAGGTAGGGACAGAACAAACTGTTCTTTTATCTAGGGCAGACGTTTCAGGTCAACAAGCTGATTGGGAGGATGGACTGGGTGTTCCCAAGCTGCCAGAGAGGCCTCACATCTCCAGAGGCTTAGGGGTAGAAGAGCCCACTgagccatttcctttctctgcccTCTACTTGCCCCGGGCAGTTCTGCCGAGGAGCTGAGTGGCCCCACTGCCTACCACGCTGACCCTGGCGATGCCTCTGGCCTCGGTTTCTCCATCTCCCATAAAATAAGGGCCTCCGCCTCTGTGCCCCGGTGCTCCTGGAGGCTTAGTGTGGGTCGCCCCCTGGCTTAAAAGGCTGGAGCATTGCCACTCAGCTGACTTTCACGGCTATTCCTTGGGCTCCCCTGAGAGAAGGGGACAAAAGGGGGCTTTGGGGACACCACCGATCTACTGGAGAGGGAGAAGACCCAGCTTTGCCTGGCCTAGGGGAACTTCGGGGTTGCCTAAAGCTGTCGCTTGGGGCAAGTATACGGGAGTCCAGAAGACGGGCCCTGAGCTGCCAAGGAAATCCTGGtaatgggtgggtgggtggggttgACATCCCAGGCTCTTCCCTTGTCCAGCTTCTGTCTCTGCCCCGAGGTCCTCTGGttccacctcccctcccccccttcttcTGGCTTCATGGCGGGTGCGGGGATGGACCGGGCGGGCACAGAACAGGTGGGTGCAGGCTGGGTGTCCGGCGCTGGGACACAAGTGCTCTGTGTCCAGGGTGGGCGGAAGTCAGGGCGTTTGATCTGAATTCTAAAGGGCGTTGTTCAGAGCCCCACAAAGCTCCTATTGTGTATGCACTGGGTATAAGGCAGCATATGACTCCCGAGCACCGGGCAGTGGGGAACTGGGACGCAGGCGCGGACCCGGGGATCACTCCCCCGGCGCGGGTATGAAACCATAGGGGACCTGTCCGGGTGGCCTCCGGGATAGGCACTCCCCAaggtaatatgtgtgtgtgtgtgggggggggcatcaggaggggttggggttggggatCAGAGCactggagggagaaggggaatggGAGAGGGCCATCTGGGCATCAGAGGGCGAAGGCTGCCCTAGGGAGATGGAGCCTAGGGGGCTGAGTGGGGATCACAaacagggaagagggaagaggaaggagagagaagggagttgAGGGAAAGGAGATGAGATTATGGGAAGGCCTGGGGGACCCCACTTTTCCAAACGACCTCTGGCTTCTCGCAGAGGGCAGAAGCTATAGAGCCATCGGGGATTTCAGGCCGGCAGGGGAGCTGTGGGGGTCATTTAacccaacctcctcatttgacaGCAAAGGAAACCGAGGCAATCTAGAGAGGGGATGTGACTTGCTGAAGCtgttgtgggggtgggggggctgtCTTTCCAGGTGCAAGTGAGGCAGGATGAACTGGACAGGCCTGTACGCCTTACTCAGTGGTGTGAACCGGCACTCTACGGCCATCGGGCGCGTCTGGCTCTCGGTCATCTTCATCTTTCGCATCATGGTGCTGGTGGTGGCCGCCGAGAGCGTGTGGGGGGATGAGAAGTCCTCCTTCATTTGCAACACCATGCAGCCTGGCTGTAACAGCGTGTGCTACGACCACTTCTTTCCCATCTCCCACGTGCGCCTGTGGGCCCTGCAGCTCATCCTGGTGTCCACACCGGCCCTGCTCGTGGCCATGCATGTGGCCCACCAGCAGCACATGGAGAAGAAGCTGCTGCGGCTCGAGGGCCACGGGGACCCCCTGCGCCTGGAAGAGGTCAAGCGGCACAAGGTGCACATCTCAGGCACGCTGTGGTGGACCTATGTCATCAGTGTGCTCTTCCGCCTGCTCTTCGAGGCCGTCTTCATGTACGTCTTCTACCTGCTCTACCCGGGCTACGCCATGGTCCGCCTGGTCAAGTGCGACAGCTACCCTTGCCCCAACGTGGTGGACTGCTTTGTGTCACGGCCCACCGAGAAGACCGTCTTCACTGTCTTCATGCTGGCCGCCTCCGGCATCTGCATCGTGCTCAATGTGGCTGAGGTGGTGTACCTCGTTGTCCGTGCCTGTGCCAGGCGGGCCCAGCGCCGCTCCAACCCACCTTCGCGCAAGGGCTCAGGATTTGGCCACCGGCTGTCCCACGAGTGCAAACAGAATGAGATCAACAAGCTGCTCAGTGACCAAGATGGCTCCCTCAAAGACATACTGCGGCGCAGCCCAGGCTCCGGGGCTGGCCTCACTGAGAAGAGCGACCGCTGCTCTGCCTGTTGAGGAGGGCCCAGTTCCAGCCTGTCCTGGGTGCCCAAGCACCCATCCCTTCCCTTCAGCCTGGGCACCTCAAGGAAGGGGTGGCCAAGGGACAGATCtcgccccctcctcctccctgagCTCAAGGGGCCCAAGGAAGGGTGTAGTTCGTGCCgtttctcctccccctttctaATCCCTGCTCCTCTCCAGGGGACCACTGGGTACttctggggatggggtgggggcgGCCCCAACAGCATTGGTGACACTAACCTTAACCGGGACAGCCTTCGGGGATCCTGCCAGCGGGCCGGGAGTTGTCGCTGGCCCCTGGGAAGGGCTCGGATGGCTGGGAAGAAGAAGGGTCTGATTCCATCGGATCAGCAGGGGGCAGGCGGGCCAGGGGGTGGGTGGTGCCTTTGACTCTAGGGACCTGGGCTTGGGCCTGTGATGTGACACACGAAACAGGATTTGACAATAAACGTGGCTGGGCCTTGTGCTTTTGTCCAGTTCTTTCTGCTGCAGCCTCTGCCTACTTCCCCCAGCCGAGCTGCTCTCGCCTTCGCCCGCTTGACCAGGAAAGCGGCGAGGCCAGGAGCCTGGGAAGAGG harbors:
- the GJB1 gene encoding gap junction beta-1 protein, with the protein product MNWTGLYALLSGVNRHSTAIGRVWLSVIFIFRIMVLVVAAESVWGDEKSSFICNTMQPGCNSVCYDHFFPISHVRLWALQLILVSTPALLVAMHVAHQQHMEKKLLRLEGHGDPLRLEEVKRHKVHISGTLWWTYVISVLFRLLFEAVFMYVFYLLYPGYAMVRLVKCDSYPCPNVVDCFVSRPTEKTVFTVFMLAASGICIVLNVAEVVYLVVRACARRAQRRSNPPSRKGSGFGHRLSHECKQNEINKLLSDQDGSLKDILRRSPGSGAGLTEKSDRCSAC